The following proteins are encoded in a genomic region of Pseudomonas sp. Os17:
- the dgcB gene encoding dimethylglycine demethylation protein DgcB: MLNTLLPILLFAAVGLAVLGALRRVALWRQGRASKVDLLGGLLAMPKRYMVDLHHVVARDKYMANTHVATAGGFVLAAVLAILVHGFGLHNRILGYALLLATTLMFVGALFVAKRRRNPPARLSKGPWMRLPKSLLAFSVSFFVVTLPVAGILPEHFGGWVLAAILAVGVLWGVSELFFGMTWGGPMKHAFAGALHLAWHRRAERFGGGRSTGLKPLDLEDPSAPLGVEKPKDFTWNQLLGFDACVQCGKCEAACPAFAAGQPLNPKKLIQDMVVGLAGGTDAQFAGSPYPGKPIGEHGGHPHQPIVNGLVDAETLWSCTTCRACVEECPMMIEHVDAIVDMRRHLTLEKGATPNKGAEVLENLIATDNPGGFNPGGRMNWAADLNLSLLSDKQSTDVLFWVGDGAFDMRNQRTLRAFVKVLKAAKVDFAVLGLEERDSGDVARRLGDEATFQLLAKRNIQTLAKYRFKRIVTCDPHSFHVLKNEYGAFNGHYLVQHHSTYLAELIDAGALNLGQHKGSSVTYHDPCYLGRYNGEYEAPREVLRALGIEIKEMQRSGFRSRCCGGGGGAPITDIPGKQRIPDMRMEDIRETGAELVAVGCPQCTAMLEGVVEPRPMIKDIAELVADALLEDVAPGKAPVAVKPEPAEVH; the protein is encoded by the coding sequence ATGTTGAACACCCTTCTTCCCATTCTGTTGTTCGCCGCCGTCGGCCTTGCGGTCCTCGGCGCGCTGCGGCGCGTGGCCCTGTGGCGCCAGGGGCGGGCCTCCAAGGTCGATCTGCTCGGCGGCCTGCTGGCCATGCCCAAGCGCTACATGGTGGACCTGCACCATGTGGTGGCCCGGGACAAGTACATGGCCAACACCCACGTGGCCACGGCGGGCGGCTTTGTCCTGGCGGCGGTGCTGGCGATCCTGGTGCATGGTTTTGGTCTGCATAACCGCATCCTCGGCTACGCCTTGCTGCTGGCCACCACGCTGATGTTCGTTGGCGCGCTGTTTGTCGCCAAGCGTCGGCGCAACCCGCCGGCGCGGCTGTCCAAGGGCCCGTGGATGCGCCTGCCGAAAAGCCTGCTGGCGTTTTCCGTGAGTTTCTTTGTGGTGACCCTGCCCGTGGCCGGGATCCTGCCGGAACACTTCGGTGGCTGGGTGCTGGCGGCGATCCTGGCGGTCGGTGTGCTGTGGGGCGTGTCCGAGCTGTTTTTCGGCATGACCTGGGGCGGGCCGATGAAGCACGCCTTCGCTGGCGCCTTGCACCTGGCCTGGCACCGCCGCGCCGAACGCTTTGGCGGCGGCCGCTCCACCGGCCTCAAGCCGCTGGACCTGGAAGACCCCAGCGCGCCCCTGGGCGTGGAAAAACCCAAGGACTTCACCTGGAACCAGCTGCTGGGCTTCGACGCCTGCGTGCAGTGCGGCAAGTGCGAGGCGGCGTGCCCGGCCTTCGCCGCCGGCCAGCCGCTGAACCCGAAGAAGCTGATTCAGGACATGGTGGTCGGCCTGGCCGGTGGCACCGACGCGCAGTTCGCCGGCAGTCCCTATCCAGGAAAGCCCATCGGCGAGCACGGCGGCCATCCGCACCAGCCTATCGTCAACGGCCTGGTGGACGCCGAGACCCTGTGGTCCTGCACCACCTGCCGGGCCTGCGTCGAGGAATGCCCGATGATGATCGAGCACGTCGATGCCATCGTCGACATGCGACGCCACCTGACCCTGGAGAAGGGCGCGACCCCGAACAAGGGCGCCGAGGTCCTGGAAAACCTCATCGCCACCGACAACCCCGGCGGCTTCAACCCGGGCGGACGGATGAACTGGGCGGCGGACCTGAACCTGTCCCTGCTCAGCGACAAGCAGAGTACCGACGTGCTGTTCTGGGTCGGCGACGGCGCCTTCGACATGCGCAACCAGCGCACCCTGCGGGCCTTCGTCAAGGTGCTCAAGGCGGCCAAGGTGGACTTCGCCGTGCTCGGCCTGGAAGAGCGCGACAGCGGCGATGTGGCCCGGCGCCTGGGGGACGAAGCGACCTTCCAGCTGCTGGCCAAGCGCAATATCCAGACCCTGGCCAAGTACCGCTTCAAGCGCATCGTCACCTGCGACCCTCACAGTTTCCATGTGCTGAAGAACGAATACGGCGCCTTCAACGGCCACTATCTGGTGCAGCACCACAGCACCTACCTGGCTGAGCTGATCGACGCCGGTGCACTGAACCTGGGCCAGCACAAGGGCAGCAGCGTGACCTATCACGACCCTTGCTACCTGGGGCGCTACAACGGCGAGTACGAAGCGCCGCGCGAAGTGCTGCGGGCCCTGGGCATCGAGATCAAGGAGATGCAGCGCTCGGGCTTCCGTTCCCGTTGCTGCGGCGGTGGCGGCGGCGCGCCGATCACCGACATTCCGGGCAAGCAGCGGATTCCCGACATGCGCATGGAAGACATCCGCGAGACCGGCGCCGAGCTGGTGGCCGTGGGTTGTCCACAGTGCACGGCGATGCTCGAAGGGGTGGTGGAGCCACGGCCGATGATCAAGGACATCGCCGAGCTGGTGGCCGATGCCTTGCTCGAAGACGTCGCCCCGGGCAAAGCCCCGGTGGCGGTGAAACCCGAACCTGCGGAGGTGCATTGA
- a CDS encoding 4-vinyl reductase: MAKIAPQLPIEVDSETGVWTSDALPMLYVPRHFFVNNHMGIEEVLGAEAYAEILYKAGYKSAWHWCEKEAECHGLEGVAVFEHYMKRLSQRGWGLFKIQDIDLDKGTASVKLEHSAFVYVYGKVGRKVDYMFTGWFAGAMDQILAARGSKIRTVAEQVYGGSEEGHDDGLFVVKPL; the protein is encoded by the coding sequence ATGGCCAAGATCGCCCCGCAACTGCCTATCGAAGTCGACAGCGAAACCGGTGTCTGGACCTCCGACGCCCTGCCGATGCTCTACGTGCCGCGGCATTTCTTCGTCAACAACCACATGGGCATCGAGGAAGTCCTGGGCGCCGAGGCCTACGCCGAGATCCTCTACAAGGCCGGCTACAAGTCCGCCTGGCACTGGTGCGAAAAAGAAGCTGAATGCCACGGCCTGGAAGGCGTCGCAGTGTTCGAGCACTACATGAAGCGCCTGTCCCAGCGCGGCTGGGGGCTGTTCAAGATCCAGGACATCGACCTGGATAAAGGCACCGCCAGCGTCAAGCTCGAACACTCGGCGTTCGTCTACGTCTACGGCAAGGTCGGGCGCAAGGTCGACTACATGTTCACCGGCTGGTTCGCCGGCGCCATGGACCAGATCCTGGCCGCCCGTGGCAGCAAGATCCGCACCGTGGCAGAGCAGGTTTACGGTGGTTCCGAAGAAGGCCACGACGATGGCCTGTTCGTCGTCAAACCGTTGTAA
- the dgcA gene encoding dimethylglycine demethylation protein DgcA: MAFEAMFQPIQIGKLTIRNRVLSTAHAEVYATDGGMTTERYVKYYEEKAKGGIGLAICGGSSVVAIDSPQEWWSSVNLSTDRIIPHFQNLADAMHKHGAKIMIQITHMGRRSRWDGFNWPTLMSPSGVREPVHRATCKTIEPEEIWRVIGNYAQAARRAKAGGLDGVELSAVHQHMIDQFWSPRVNKRTDEWGGTFEKRMRFGLEVLKAVRAEVGDDFCVGMRICGDEFHPDGLSHEDMKQIAKYYDDTGMLDFLGVVGSGCDTHNTLANVIPNMSFPPEPFLHLAAGIKEVVKVPVLHAQNIKDPNQATRILEGGYVDMVGMTRAHMADPHLIAKIKMGQIDQIKQCVGANYCIDRQYQGLDVLCIQNAATSREYMGVPHIIEKTTGIKRKVVVVGAGPAGMEAARVAAERGHDVTLFEKKDAIGGQITTASKAPQRDQIAGITRWYQLELARLKVDLRLGTAADTATILDLRPDVVVLAVGGHPFIEQNEHWGAAEGLVVSSWDILDGKVAPGKNVLVYDTICEFTGMSVTDFIADKGSQVEIVTDDIKPGIAVGGTSFPTYYRSLYPKEVIMTGDLTLEKVYREGDKLVAVLENEYTGAREERVVDQVVVENGVRPDEELYYGLKEGSRNKGQIDVEALFAIKPQPCLSETGEGYLLFRIGDCVSQRNTHAAIYDALRLCKDF, from the coding sequence ATGGCTTTCGAAGCGATGTTCCAGCCGATCCAGATCGGCAAACTGACCATCCGCAACCGCGTGCTCAGTACCGCCCACGCCGAGGTCTACGCGACTGACGGCGGCATGACCACCGAACGGTATGTGAAGTACTACGAAGAAAAGGCCAAGGGCGGCATCGGCCTGGCGATCTGCGGTGGTTCCTCGGTGGTGGCCATCGACAGTCCCCAGGAATGGTGGAGTTCGGTGAACCTGTCCACCGACCGCATCATCCCGCACTTCCAGAACCTGGCCGACGCCATGCACAAGCATGGCGCCAAGATCATGATCCAGATTACCCACATGGGCCGCCGCTCGCGTTGGGACGGCTTCAACTGGCCGACCCTGATGTCGCCGTCCGGCGTGCGTGAGCCGGTGCACCGCGCCACCTGCAAGACCATCGAGCCGGAAGAGATCTGGCGGGTGATCGGCAACTACGCCCAGGCCGCACGCCGGGCCAAGGCCGGCGGCCTGGACGGCGTCGAACTGTCGGCGGTGCACCAGCACATGATCGACCAGTTCTGGAGCCCGCGGGTCAACAAGCGTACCGACGAATGGGGCGGCACCTTCGAGAAACGCATGCGTTTCGGCCTGGAAGTGCTCAAGGCGGTGCGCGCCGAAGTCGGTGACGATTTCTGCGTCGGCATGCGCATCTGCGGTGACGAGTTCCACCCGGACGGCCTGTCCCACGAGGACATGAAACAGATCGCCAAGTACTACGACGACACCGGCATGCTGGACTTCCTCGGCGTGGTCGGCTCGGGCTGCGACACCCACAACACCCTGGCCAACGTGATCCCCAACATGAGCTTCCCGCCGGAGCCGTTCCTGCACCTGGCGGCGGGCATCAAGGAAGTGGTCAAGGTTCCGGTGCTGCACGCACAGAACATCAAGGACCCGAACCAGGCCACGCGGATTCTCGAAGGCGGTTACGTCGACATGGTCGGCATGACCCGCGCCCACATGGCCGACCCGCACCTGATCGCCAAGATCAAGATGGGCCAGATCGACCAGATCAAGCAGTGCGTCGGCGCCAACTACTGCATCGACCGCCAGTACCAGGGCCTGGACGTGCTGTGCATCCAGAACGCCGCCACGTCCCGTGAGTACATGGGCGTGCCGCACATCATCGAGAAAACCACCGGCATCAAGCGCAAGGTGGTGGTGGTCGGTGCCGGTCCTGCCGGTATGGAAGCCGCCCGTGTCGCCGCCGAACGTGGCCACGACGTGACCCTGTTCGAGAAGAAGGACGCCATTGGCGGGCAGATCACCACCGCCTCCAAGGCCCCGCAACGGGACCAGATCGCCGGTATCACCCGCTGGTATCAGCTGGAACTGGCGCGCCTGAAAGTCGACCTGCGCCTGGGCACTGCGGCGGACACCGCGACTATCCTCGACCTGCGCCCCGACGTGGTGGTGCTGGCCGTGGGCGGCCATCCGTTCATCGAGCAGAACGAGCACTGGGGCGCCGCCGAAGGGTTGGTGGTCAGCAGCTGGGACATCCTCGACGGCAAGGTGGCGCCGGGCAAGAACGTGCTGGTCTACGACACCATCTGCGAGTTCACCGGCATGTCGGTCACCGACTTCATCGCCGACAAGGGCTCGCAAGTGGAGATCGTCACCGATGACATCAAGCCGGGCATCGCCGTCGGCGGCACCTCGTTCCCCACCTACTACCGCAGCCTGTACCCCAAGGAAGTGATCATGACCGGGGACCTGACCCTGGAGAAGGTCTACCGCGAGGGCGACAAACTGGTGGCGGTGCTGGAGAACGAATACACCGGCGCCCGCGAAGAGCGGGTGGTGGATCAGGTGGTGGTGGAAAACGGCGTGCGTCCCGACGAGGAGCTCTACTACGGGCTCAAGGAAGGTTCGCGCAACAAGGGCCAGATCGACGTCGAGGCGCTGTTCGCGATCAAGCCGCAGCCGTGCCTGAGCGAGACGGGGGAGGGCTACCTGTTGTTCCGCATAGGCGACTGCGTATCCCAGCGCAACACCCATGCCGCGATCTACGACGCACTGCGCCTGTGCAAGGACTTTTAG